Proteins encoded in a region of the Pseudomonas shahriarae genome:
- a CDS encoding cupin domain-containing protein, which yields MDVGERLQSIRKLKGLSQRELAKRAGVTNSTISMIEKNSVSPSISSLRKVLGGIPMSMVEFFSEEILQEKPTQIVYKANELIDISDGAVTMKLVGRAHPSRAIAFLNEIYPPGADTGEEMLTHDGEETGILLEGRLELVVGVETFVLEAGDSYYFESTKPHRFRNPFDVPARLISAATPANF from the coding sequence TTGGACGTCGGCGAACGACTGCAATCCATCCGTAAACTGAAAGGTCTTTCCCAGCGTGAACTCGCCAAACGTGCGGGCGTCACCAACAGCACCATTTCGATGATCGAGAAAAACAGTGTCAGCCCTTCCATCAGCTCCTTGCGCAAGGTGCTGGGCGGCATCCCCATGTCGATGGTCGAATTCTTTTCCGAGGAGATCCTCCAGGAAAAACCGACCCAGATCGTCTATAAAGCCAATGAGCTGATCGACATTTCCGATGGTGCGGTGACCATGAAGCTGGTGGGCCGTGCGCATCCCAGCCGGGCGATTGCGTTTCTCAACGAAATCTACCCGCCAGGCGCCGATACGGGCGAGGAAATGCTGACCCATGATGGCGAGGAAACCGGGATTCTGTTGGAAGGTCGTCTGGAATTGGTCGTGGGCGTCGAAACTTTTGTGCTCGAAGCCGGCGATAGCTACTACTTTGAAAGCACCAAGCCGCACCGTTTTCGCAATCCGTTCGATGTGCCGGCGCGACTAATCAGCGCAGCCACACCCGCGAACTTTTAA
- a CDS encoding acetyl-CoA hydrolase/transferase C-terminal domain-containing protein codes for MVQLCSIEQAVDDVLERLPAHIHMGMPLGLGKANLFANALYRRIAKLPERALTIYTALSLGRPPLGDGLQKRFLEPFIERVFGDYPELDFLAALRKDSLPANIHVQQFFMQPGSLLHSTSAQQDYVSSNYSHAARDINAAGLNLIAQLVASSSEHPDRLSLSCNPDITLDLLPMIAKRRAAGETILVVGQVHDDLPYMPGDAELGMDQFDFLIDEKDRTTLFSTPNMPVGLQDHFIGLHASTLVRDGGTLQIGIGSMGDALTAALLARQADNEGYRQLLTDLDVYQWAPLISREGGVEPFARGLYGCSEMFVNGLLVLADAGIVRRKVYPDVATQQQANAGLLDDAAQPDGVSIHGGFFLGPRSFYQRLQEMTHAKRLEFNMTRISYINELYGQEELKRLQRLDARFINSAIMVTLLGAGVADQLEDGRVLSGVGGQYNFVAQGHALEGARSILILRSWREAGGDVSSNIVWEYGHCTIPRHLRDIVITEYGIADLRGQTDAKVIEALLNITDSRFQAGLIEQAQKAGKLPKDFQLDPRFADNTPERLQAVQARHSRLFPEYPLGSDFTDEERDLLRALNWLKSKFKLTEILELGKAALDAPEPEAFPEHLVRMRLDNPEGFKEDLYQRLLLAGLKATAH; via the coding sequence ATGGTGCAGTTGTGTTCAATCGAGCAAGCGGTCGATGACGTACTGGAGCGCTTGCCTGCGCATATCCACATGGGTATGCCGCTGGGCCTGGGCAAGGCGAATCTGTTTGCCAATGCCTTGTACCGGCGCATCGCCAAGCTGCCTGAGCGGGCGCTGACGATTTACACCGCGCTGAGCCTGGGTCGCCCGCCGTTGGGCGATGGCTTGCAGAAGCGTTTTCTGGAGCCGTTTATCGAGCGGGTGTTCGGCGATTATCCTGAGCTGGACTTCCTCGCCGCCCTGCGCAAGGACAGCCTGCCGGCCAATATTCACGTGCAGCAGTTTTTTATGCAGCCCGGCAGCCTGCTGCATAGCACCTCGGCCCAGCAGGATTACGTCAGCAGCAACTACAGCCATGCCGCCCGCGATATCAACGCTGCCGGCCTGAACCTGATCGCGCAGTTGGTGGCCAGCAGCAGTGAGCACCCGGATCGCCTGAGCCTGAGCTGCAACCCCGATATCACCCTCGACCTGTTACCGATGATCGCCAAGCGCCGCGCGGCAGGCGAGACCATCCTGGTGGTGGGCCAGGTGCATGATGATTTGCCCTACATGCCCGGTGATGCCGAGCTGGGCATGGATCAGTTCGACTTCCTGATCGACGAAAAAGACCGCACCACGCTGTTTTCCACGCCGAACATGCCAGTGGGTTTGCAGGACCACTTCATTGGTTTGCACGCCAGTACCCTGGTACGCGATGGCGGCACCCTGCAGATCGGTATCGGTTCGATGGGCGACGCCCTGACTGCCGCATTGCTGGCGCGTCAGGCCGATAACGAAGGCTACCGGCAGTTGCTCACCGACCTGGATGTGTACCAATGGGCGCCGCTGATCAGCCGCGAGGGCGGGGTCGAGCCGTTTGCCCGGGGCCTCTATGGCTGCAGCGAAATGTTCGTCAATGGCCTGCTGGTGCTGGCCGACGCCGGCATTGTGCGGCGCAAGGTGTACCCCGATGTGGCGACGCAGCAGCAGGCCAATGCGGGTCTGCTGGACGACGCGGCACAACCGGATGGCGTGTCGATCCACGGTGGCTTCTTCCTCGGCCCCCGCAGTTTTTACCAGCGCTTGCAGGAAATGACCCACGCCAAGCGCCTGGAATTCAACATGACCCGCATCAGCTATATCAACGAGCTGTACGGGCAGGAAGAACTCAAGCGTTTACAGCGCCTGGATGCGCGGTTTATCAACAGCGCCATCATGGTCACGTTGCTGGGCGCCGGTGTTGCCGACCAACTGGAAGACGGCCGCGTGCTCAGTGGCGTGGGTGGGCAATACAACTTTGTGGCCCAGGGCCATGCGCTGGAGGGCGCGCGCTCGATCCTGATCCTGCGCAGCTGGCGTGAAGCGGGCGGTGATGTCAGCTCCAATATCGTCTGGGAATATGGCCATTGCACGATTCCCCGGCACCTGCGCGATATTGTCATCACTGAATACGGCATCGCCGACCTGCGTGGCCAGACCGACGCCAAGGTGATCGAGGCGCTGCTCAATATCACCGACTCACGCTTCCAGGCGGGCTTGATCGAGCAGGCGCAAAAAGCCGGCAAGTTGCCCAAGGACTTTCAGCTCGACCCGCGCTTCGCCGACAACACGCCGGAGCGTTTGCAGGCGGTGCAGGCACGGCATTCAAGGCTGTTCCCGGAGTACCCGCTGGGCAGTGACTTCACCGATGAAGAACGGGATTTGTTGCGCGCGTTGAACTGGCTCAAGAGCAAATTCAAGCTGACGGAGATTCTGGAGTTGGGCAAAGCGGCGCTGGATGCGCCTGAGCCTGAGGCGTTTCCCGAGCACTTGGTGCGGATGCGCCTGGATAACCCGGAGGGGTTTAAAGAGGATTTGTATCAGCGCCTATTGCTTGCTGGCCTTAAGGCCACCGCACACTAA
- the alr gene encoding alanine racemase — MRPARALIDLQALRHNYQLARELTGAKALAVIKADAYGHGAVRVAQALEDQADGFAVACIEEALELRAAAIRGPMLLLEGFFEADELPLIIEHDLWCVVHSLWQLEAIEQARLSKPLTVWLKLDSGMHRVGLHPKDYHDAYQRLLASGKVAKIVLMSHFARADELDCTSSDEQVAVFDAARQGLAAQVSLRNSPSVMGWPGVSSDWVRPGIMLYGATPFGEDQAVAARLQPVMTLESKVICVRELPAGEPVGYGARFVTPKPMRIGVVAMGYADGYPRHAPTGTPVLVAGQRSQLLGRVSMDMLCVDLTDVPEAGLGSTVELWGKNILASDVATAADTIPYQIFCNLRRVPRLYSGA; from the coding sequence ATGCGTCCTGCCCGTGCCCTGATCGACCTACAAGCCCTGCGCCACAACTACCAATTGGCCCGCGAACTGACCGGGGCCAAGGCCCTTGCCGTGATCAAGGCCGACGCCTATGGCCATGGTGCCGTGCGCGTGGCCCAGGCCCTGGAAGACCAGGCCGACGGTTTTGCCGTGGCCTGTATCGAGGAGGCGCTGGAGCTGCGCGCCGCCGCAATTCGTGGGCCGATGTTGTTGCTCGAAGGGTTCTTCGAGGCCGACGAACTGCCGCTGATCATTGAGCATGACTTGTGGTGCGTGGTGCATTCGCTGTGGCAACTGGAGGCGATTGAACAGGCGCGCCTGAGCAAGCCGCTGACGGTGTGGTTGAAGCTGGATTCGGGCATGCACCGGGTTGGTTTGCATCCCAAGGATTATCACGACGCCTACCAGCGCCTGCTGGCCAGTGGCAAAGTGGCCAAGATCGTGTTGATGAGCCACTTCGCTCGCGCCGATGAACTGGACTGCACAAGCAGCGATGAGCAGGTCGCGGTATTCGATGCGGCGCGCCAGGGCCTGGCGGCCCAGGTCAGCCTGCGCAACTCGCCGTCGGTAATGGGTTGGCCGGGCGTCTCCAGTGATTGGGTGCGGCCCGGCATCATGCTCTACGGCGCAACGCCCTTTGGCGAAGACCAGGCGGTTGCCGCGCGTTTGCAGCCGGTGATGACCCTGGAATCGAAAGTCATCTGCGTGCGCGAACTGCCGGCGGGCGAGCCCGTGGGTTATGGCGCACGGTTCGTGACGCCCAAGCCGATGCGTATCGGCGTGGTTGCCATGGGCTATGCCGATGGTTATCCGCGCCACGCGCCGACCGGTACGCCGGTGCTGGTCGCCGGCCAGCGCAGCCAGTTGCTGGGGCGGGTGTCGATGGACATGCTGTGTGTCGACCTGACCGATGTGCCCGAGGCCGGCCTGGGCTCGACCGTCGAGTTGTGGGGCAAAAACATCCTCGCCAGCGATGTGGCGACCGCCGCTGACACCATTCCCTACCAGATTTTTTGCAACCTGCGCCGAGTGCCACGGCTCTATTCCGGCGCCTAG
- a CDS encoding xanthine phosphoribosyltransferase, producing MEALHKKIREEGIVLSDQVLKVDAFLNHQIDPALMKLIGDEFAALFKDSGITKIVTIEASGIAPAIMTGLNLGVPVIFARKQQSLTLTENLLSATVYSFTKKVESTVAISPRHLTSSDRVLVIDDFLANGKASQALISIIKQAGATVAGLGIVIEKSFQGGRAELDAQGYRVESLARVKSLAGGVVTFID from the coding sequence GTGGAAGCACTGCACAAGAAAATTCGCGAAGAAGGCATCGTGCTTTCCGACCAGGTACTCAAGGTCGACGCCTTTCTGAACCATCAGATCGACCCGGCGCTGATGAAACTGATCGGCGACGAATTCGCCGCGCTGTTCAAGGATTCGGGGATCACCAAGATCGTCACCATCGAAGCCTCAGGCATCGCGCCAGCGATCATGACCGGCCTGAACCTGGGCGTACCGGTGATCTTCGCCCGCAAGCAGCAGTCCCTGACCCTGACGGAAAACCTGCTGTCGGCGACGGTGTATTCCTTCACCAAGAAAGTCGAAAGCACCGTGGCAATCTCCCCACGCCACCTGACCAGCAGCGACCGCGTGCTGGTGATCGACGACTTCCTGGCCAACGGCAAGGCGTCCCAGGCGCTGATTTCGATCATCAAACAGGCCGGCGCCACCGTGGCGGGCCTGGGGATTGTGATCGAGAAGTCGTTCCAGGGTGGGCGTGCTGAGCTGGATGCCCAGGGTTACCGGGTTGAGTCGCTGGCGCGGGTCAAGTCCCTGGCCGGTGGCGTCGTGACCTTCATCGATTAA
- the rep gene encoding DNA helicase Rep produces the protein MSRLNPRQQEAVNYVGGPLLVLAGAGSGKTSVITRKIAHLIQNCGIRAQYIVAMTFTNKAAREMKERVGTLLKGGEGRGLTVCTFHNLGLNIIRKEHVRLGYKPGFSIFDETDVKALMTDIMQKEYAGDDGVDEIKNMIGSWKNDLILPPEALENARNPKEQTAAIVYTHYQRTLKAFNAVDFDDLILLPVKLFQEHADILEKWQNKVRYLLVDEYQDTNASQYLLVKLLIGTRNQFTVVGDDDQSIYAWRGARPENLMLLKDDYPSLKVVMLEQNYRSTSRILRCANVLISNNPHEFEKQLWSEMGHGDEIRVIRCRNEDAEAERVAVEILSLHLRTDRPYSDFAILYRGNYQAKLIELKLQHHQVPYRLSGGNSFFGRQEVKDLMAYFRLIVNPDDDNAFLRVINVPRREIGSTTLEKLGNYATERKISMYAATDEIGLGEHLDTRFTDRLSRFKRFMDRVREQCAGEDPISALRSMVMDIDYENWLRTNSSSDKAADYRMGNVWFLIEALKNTLEKDEDGEMTVEDAIGKLVLRDMLERQQEEEDGAEGVQMMTLHASKGLEFPYVFIMGMEEEILPHRSSIEADTIEEERRLAYVGITRARQTLAFTFAAKRKQYGEIIDCAPSRFLDELPPDDLAWEGNDDTPTEVKAVRGNTALADIRAMLKR, from the coding sequence ATGTCCCGACTCAATCCCCGGCAGCAAGAAGCCGTGAACTACGTCGGCGGCCCTCTATTGGTGCTCGCCGGTGCTGGCTCCGGCAAGACCAGCGTGATCACCCGCAAGATCGCGCACCTGATCCAGAACTGCGGCATCCGTGCCCAGTACATCGTCGCCATGACCTTTACCAACAAGGCGGCGCGGGAAATGAAAGAGCGCGTCGGCACCCTGCTCAAGGGTGGCGAAGGCCGTGGCCTCACTGTGTGTACCTTCCACAACCTGGGGCTGAACATCATCCGCAAGGAGCATGTGCGGCTGGGCTACAAGCCGGGCTTCTCGATCTTCGACGAGACCGACGTCAAGGCCCTGATGACCGACATCATGCAGAAGGAATACGCGGGCGACGACGGGGTCGACGAGATCAAGAACATGATCGGCTCGTGGAAAAACGACCTGATCCTGCCGCCCGAGGCCCTGGAAAACGCGCGCAACCCCAAGGAACAGACTGCCGCCATCGTCTACACCCACTACCAACGCACGCTCAAGGCGTTCAACGCGGTGGACTTCGACGACCTGATCCTGCTGCCAGTGAAGCTGTTCCAGGAACACGCCGATATCCTCGAAAAGTGGCAGAACAAGGTGCGCTACCTGCTGGTGGACGAATACCAGGACACCAACGCCAGCCAATACCTGCTGGTGAAACTGCTGATCGGCACGCGCAACCAGTTCACCGTGGTCGGCGACGATGACCAGTCGATCTACGCCTGGCGCGGTGCGCGCCCGGAAAACCTGATGCTGCTCAAGGACGACTACCCGTCCCTGAAAGTGGTGATGCTGGAGCAGAACTACCGCTCCACCAGCCGCATCCTGCGTTGCGCCAACGTGCTGATCTCGAACAACCCCCACGAATTCGAAAAACAGCTGTGGAGCGAGATGGGCCACGGCGATGAGATTCGCGTGATCCGCTGCCGCAACGAAGACGCCGAAGCCGAACGCGTGGCCGTGGAAATCCTCAGCCTGCACCTGCGCACCGACCGGCCCTACAGCGACTTTGCGATCCTCTATCGCGGCAACTACCAGGCCAAGCTGATCGAGCTGAAGTTGCAGCACCATCAGGTGCCGTATCGTCTGTCCGGCGGCAACAGCTTTTTCGGACGCCAGGAAGTAAAGGATCTGATGGCCTACTTCCGGCTGATCGTGAACCCGGATGACGACAACGCCTTCCTGCGCGTGATCAACGTGCCGCGCCGGGAAATCGGCTCCACCACCCTGGAAAAACTCGGTAACTACGCCACCGAACGCAAGATCTCGATGTACGCCGCCACCGACGAAATCGGCCTGGGCGAACACCTGGACACGCGCTTCACCGATCGCCTGTCGCGCTTCAAGCGTTTTATGGACAGGGTGCGCGAGCAATGCGCCGGCGAAGACCCGATCAGCGCCCTGCGCAGCATGGTCATGGATATCGACTATGAAAACTGGCTGCGCACCAACAGCTCCAGCGACAAGGCCGCGGACTACCGCATGGGCAACGTCTGGTTTCTGATCGAGGCGCTGAAGAACACCCTGGAAAAAGACGAAGACGGCGAAATGACCGTCGAAGACGCCATCGGCAAGCTGGTGCTGCGCGACATGCTCGAGCGCCAGCAGGAAGAGGAAGACGGCGCCGAAGGTGTGCAAATGATGACCTTGCATGCGTCCAAGGGCCTGGAATTCCCCTACGTGTTCATCATGGGCATGGAAGAGGAAATCCTCCCACACCGCTCCAGTATCGAAGCCGACACCATCGAGGAAGAACGGCGCCTGGCCTACGTGGGCATTACCCGCGCACGTCAGACCCTGGCCTTCACCTTTGCGGCCAAGCGCAAGCAATACGGCGAAATCATCGACTGCGCCCCAAGCCGGTTCCTCGATGAGCTACCACCGGACGACCTGGCCTGGGAAGGCAACGACGACACCCCAACTGAAGTCAAGGCGGTACGCGGCAACACCGCCCTGGCGGATATACGCGCGATGCTAAAGCGCTAG
- a CDS encoding c-type cytochrome: MKMLAVPATVLALWAASAQAATNDDIAKRLEPVGKVCIQGEECKGMEVAVTAGGGAKTPDEIIAKHCTACHSTGLLGAPKIGDTAAWKERADHQGGLDGILAKAITGINAMPPKGTCADCSDADLKGAIEKMSGLK; the protein is encoded by the coding sequence ATGAAAATGCTGGCTGTACCAGCAACCGTACTGGCCCTTTGGGCTGCCAGCGCTCAAGCTGCGACCAATGATGATATTGCCAAGCGTCTTGAACCCGTCGGGAAGGTCTGTATTCAGGGCGAAGAATGCAAGGGGATGGAAGTCGCTGTGACAGCAGGCGGCGGCGCGAAAACGCCGGACGAGATCATCGCCAAACACTGTACTGCTTGCCACAGCACTGGCCTGTTGGGCGCACCGAAAATCGGTGACACTGCTGCCTGGAAAGAGCGCGCCGACCACCAGGGCGGCCTTGATGGCATCCTGGCCAAGGCCATCACCGGTATCAACGCCATGCCGCCTAAAGGAACCTGCGCCGATTGCTCGGATGCTGACCTCAAGGGTGCGATCGAGAAGATGTCTGGTTTGAAATAA